Proteins encoded within one genomic window of Fragaria vesca subsp. vesca linkage group LG1, FraVesHawaii_1.0, whole genome shotgun sequence:
- the LOC101308719 gene encoding hydroxymethylglutaryl-CoA lyase, mitochondrial-like, protein MQRLRRPSGLLIQFKASRLMRRNNGAVSGAFSSTNNKIPEFVKIVEVGPRDGLQNEKQVIPTHVKIKLIEMLVSSGLTVVEATSFVSPKWIPQLADAKDVMKAIRNMGGVRFPVLTPNLKGFEAAVAAGAKEVAIFASASESFSKSNINCSIEDSLRRYRDVAIAARKLCIPVRGYISRVVGCPIQGAVPPSQVAYVAKELLDMGCFDISLGDTIGVGTPGTIVPMLEEVIDVVPTEKLAVHFHDTYGQALSNILVSLQMGISTVDSSVSGLGGCPYAKGASGNVATEDVVYMLNGLGVKTNVDLQKLMLAGDFICKHLGRSSCSKTAIALNKVHSSCL, encoded by the exons ATGCAACGTTTGCGGAGGCCGAGTGGGTTGCTGATTCAATTCAAGGCATCAAGACTTATGAGGAGGAATAATGGAGCAGTTTCGGGGGCTTTCTCTTCAACCAATAATAAG ATTCCCGAGTTTGTCAAGATAGTAGAAGTCGGTCCCAGGGATGGGCTGCAGAACGAGAAGCAGGTTATTCCTACTCATGTTAAGATTAAGTTGATAGAAATGCTGGTTTCGTCCGGACTCACTGTTGTCGAGGCTACAAGTTTTGTCTCACCCAAATGGATTCCACAG CTGGCAGATGCAAAGGATGTAATGAAAGCGATTCGGAATATGGGAGGTGTTAGATTTCCTGTTTTAACTCCTAATCTCAAA GGTTTCGAGGCCGCTGTTGCTGCTGGTGCAAAGGAAGTTGCCATCTTTGCCTCAGCTTCTGAGTCTTTCTCAAAATCAAATATAAATTGTAGTATTGAAGACAGTCTCAGACGTTACCGTGATGTTGCTATTGCTGCAAGAAAGCTTTGTATTCCTGTTCGAGG ATATATATCGCGTGTTGTGGGGTGTCCAATACAAGGAGCCGTACCCCCTTCTCAAGTAGCATATGTGGCCAAAGAACTTTTAGATATGGGTTGCTTTGACATTTCTCTTGGCGATACAATTGGTGTTGGTACTCCGG GTACCATTGTTCCAATGCTTGAAGAGGTGATTGATGTAGTCCCCACTGAAAAGCTTGCTGTCCATTTCCATGACACTTATGGCCAAGCTCTTTCAAATATACTAGTATCTCTTCAG ATGGGCATCAGCACAGTGGATTCATCAGTCTCTGGTCTTGGGGGTTGTCCATATGCTAAAGGTGCTTCTGGTAATGTTGCCACCGAGGATGTTGTGTACATGCTTAATGGACTTGGAGTGAAGACCAACGTCGATCTTCAGAAGCTCATGTTGGCTGGGGACTTTATCTGCAAACACTTGGGGCGCTCATCTTGTTCAAAGACAGCCATTGCCTTGAATAAAGTTCATAGTTCATGTCTTTAA